TTTAATCATCAACAACTCGCCGCTGTCGTGGTTGTACAACGGCCTGCTCGACACCCCCGTGGTGGCGCAGATCGGCGCGTTGAAGATCGCCAAACCCTTGCTGCTGTGGATCAACGACGGCCTGATGGCGCTGTTCTTCCTGCTGATCGGCCTGGAAGTGAAACGCGAAGTACTCGACGGTCAGCTGTCGAAACCTTCGCAGATCGTCCTGCCCGGTGCAGCAGCGATCGGCGGCATGCTGGTGCCGGCGCTGATCTACTGGTTCCTCAACCGTGACAACCCGGCAGCCCTCGATGGCTGGGCGATTCCGACCGCCACTGACATCGCCTTCGCCCTCGGCGTGCTGGCCTTGCTCGGCAAACGAGTGCCGGTGTCGCTGAAGCTGTTCCTGATGACTCTCGCGATCATCGACGACCTCGGGGCCATCGTGATCATTGCGATCTTCTACTCCGGTGAGCTGTCGACCCTGTCGTTGGGCCTGGCGGCCGCGTGCATCGCGGCGCTGGTGGCGATGAACCGGCTCGGGGTAGTCAAGCTCGGGCCGTACATGATCATTGGTCTGATCCTGTGGGTCTGCGTCCTCAAGAGCGGTGTCCATGCGACGCTGGCCGGCGTGACCCTGGCGTTCTGCATCCCGCTGCGGACGAAAAACGCCGAGCCTTCACCGCTGCTGACCCTGGAACACGCGCTGCACCCGTGGGTGGCCTACGGCATCCTGCCGCTGTTCGCCTTCGCCAACGCTGGTCTATCGCTGACCGGCGTGACCGCCGAAAGCTTCACCCACCACGTCCCGATGGGCATCGCCGTCGGCCTGCTGCTGGGCAAGACCGTCGGCGTGTTCGGCCTGACCTGGCTCTCGGTCAAGACCGGCATCGCCGCCCTGCCCCAGAACGCCAATTGGGGCCAGGTGCTGGGCGTGGCGATCCTCTGCGGGATCGGCTTCACCATGAGCCTGTTTGTAGGCTCCCTAGCTTTCGTGCCGGGTGCCAGTGAATACGCCGGGATGGACCGGATGGGCATTCTCACCGGCTCGGTGTTCGCTGCATTGATCGGTTATGCGGTGACCTTGGCGGCGAGCAGAAAGAACACCGCGCTGCCTTCCTGATACTTCAGGATCGCCGTAGCGAACAATCCCCACGTCTTTAGAGACGCGTCCTACAGCCACGATTTTCCTGCTTCGTTAACGTCGTGCAGCCCCTTTCGAGGGGCTGCCGATGCATGAACGAAAGGACAATCAGTGGCTGGTCAAAAGGACATTCCCCGGGTTCCCAACCCACCGGCAGGCGACGGCCATCACGTCACCTACCGCTACTTGACGGCCACCGAACTGGCCGATCAGCAAGAGCGACAAGACAAATACGACGCCATGCTGGCGAGACAGGACGCCTTCGAGCGCAACCGTGAGGTCGCGGCGAACAAGCCTGAGCCGGTGCGTGCTGGCTGCGTGTTCGCCAAGTCCTGCAAGTTGCCGGACGCGATCATCGATTACTCGAATTCTTCGGGGATGGTGCCGACTGACAGCCTGAAAGATTACGGCGAGGTCGTCTGGCTCGGTGCTCGTGAAGTTGACGAAGCAGGCCTGCTGAATCTTGAAACCATCAGCGGCAGCACGGTCTCACTCGAAATCGGCAGACTTGCACTCCGGGCACCGACACTCGCGCTTCCAACGATCACGGCACTCGGGGCGGGCGGAGCTGCCTTACTCTCGGGCCTGGTCGCTGCGTTATGGACGCCAACCCTCGGCGACAGCGCCCTCTACACCGAAGACCAGTTGCGCGCCCTCAAACAGGCCCGCACCCGCGTGCGCTTGCACGTTGAACAACAGGCCGATGGCAGCCTCAAGGGTTACGGCTTCTACACCGGCAAGAACCGCGACTGGGAAATGGTCGATGTCGCGCAGTTCACCGCACGCGGTAACCGGTTTATCGCAGACCTCGGCGAAGGCATCGAACTGATCTGGACGCCCGCCGTGGACGGCTCCGATATCCTCGGCATCCCCGCGCTGGAAGCCGCTCCGCAAGCACCGCATATCTGGGTGTACCCACCGACGAAAGCGGCGGACGGGATTCTGGTGAATCCGATTTATCCGCCGGAGTATCGGGATTTCATATTGGTGTTTCCGGCGGGCTCGGGAGTAAAACCGTTATACATCGTCGTCAATGCTCGTGGAGACATCAAATATCATCCCGCCCCAACATCACTGTCAGCATTTCCTGATGTCAAATCTGCACCAATGAAAACGTCGGTTCGAGGTGGAGGGAAAAAGCGCAGACGATGGAAAGATGCTTCTGGAAAAATTTATGAGTGGGACTCTCAGCATGGCAAAGTCGAGATGTATACCAAGCAAGGAAAGCACCTAGGAGAGTACGACCCTGAAACAGGCGAACAGACAAAACCTGCCGATCCCACAAGGAGCGTAGAGAAATGATTCATGTAGTTGAAGTCTTTGATCAGAAAACCGAAGACCTGCTCTTCAGCGTCAAGATTGCTGCATGCCATACAGAAGCGTTGAAGGTACTGATGAACTGGCAACATCCGGAAGACGAATTCGATGGTTGCGACCTGTCTGAAGACCAGATCAAAATTCTGGAAGAATGGACCGGGGAAAAACTCTCAGGAGCAAATCGTATAATTCAACTGGTATGTACCGAATGACTTTTCGCCATGCGGAACTGAAATACGTCATCGAAGCCTTTGATAAAAAAACAGAGTTGCTCGCATTTGAGGAGCAATTGCCTGAAGGATGCGATGAGAAGATCGCTGCCATCATGGGATGGACAGCAGAACAGCAAGGTTGGGAAGGCTACGACCTGACCAGTGATCAGCTCGCAGCGTTGGAGAAACTATTGGAAAAAAATGTTTCTGATCCCGCCTATCTCTTTCAGTTGAGCTGCAACACCTATTAAGAAGTAATGTGCCAATACAGTCTTTAAAAACAAAACCCCGACCAGTCACCTGATCGGGGTTTTCCTTTACCGCTCGTTCCCGCTTAATGCGAAACGCGGCTGGTCCCGCCAACAGTCGAAATCCGTACGCGCTCACCGACGCGGAACACTTCATTCTCCTGCACTTGCTGCACGTAGGCGCGCATGCTGCCGTCGTCTTCACGCACGGTGATTTCAACGCCTTGGGTACGGGTCAGGCCTTCTTCAGTGGCGGAACCGATCAGGCCACCGGCCACGGCACCGATAACGGCTGCAACGATGCTGCCTTTACCGCCGCCGATGGCGCTGCCGCCGACACCGCCGACCACTGCACCGGCAGCGCCGCCGATCGGGGTCTTGGTGCCTTCGATTTTCACCGGACGCAGGGATTCGATGGTGCCCATGCGAATCGTCTGCACGCGACGCGCTTCGTCACGGGAGTAGGAGTCACCGGTCAGGCTCGATTGGCAGCCGGTAAGCAACATCGCCATCGTGGAAAAGGAAGCAACCAGCAGAACAGACTTACGCATAGGATCAACTCCAAAGGACAGGTATTCATTAAACTCCGCAGCTTGACGCCTGTCACGGCGTCGCCCGGATAAGTTTGGTTTCATTCAGGCCCGGTACAGGGCCTCCGCGAATTCACCCAACAGTAGCGCCAAAATACAAAGCTTGCGCCGCAGACCCAAGGATTTTCATGGATTACTTCATCATTGTCGTCACGACCGTCGCCGGTTTGTACTTCCACTGGTGGCTGTACGTGCGGATCAAACGCTGGATGGATCGCGATCTGGCGCTGTCGCTGGCCGGCAAGGATGAAGGCAAACGCGCCTACATGCTGGAGCGGCTGGCGCAGGCCCAGGCGCAGAAGATCAAGCGTCGGGACCTGCCGAAATGGCTCGAGGCCACTGCGGCAGGCTATCCCGCTCGGTAGACTGCTTAAGGTGCCAGACGTTCAAGAATCCAGTCAGCACCCTGCAAACGGTAGTTGAGGCGATCGTGCAGACGGCTCGCGCGGCCCTGCCAGAATTCGATGCGCTCGGGGAGTAAACGATAGCCGCCCCAGTGTTCCGGGCAGTCGGGTTGGGTGTCGGTGAAGCGTTGCTCGGTGGCCTTGAGCAAATCTTCCAGTTCACCCCGACCGTTGATCACCCGGCTCTGCGGTGAAGCCCAGGCGCCCAGTCGGCTGCCCAGCGGGCGCACTTGATAGTACGCGTCGGACTCCTCGGGCGTGACCTTCACCACTCGGCCTTCGATGCGCACCTGACGCTCCAGGGTCGGCCAGAAGAACGTCATGGCCGCGAACGGATTCGCGGCCAGATGCTGGCCCTTGGCGCTTTCGTAGTTGGTGAAAAAGGTGAAACCCTGCTCGTCCAGGCCCTTGAGCAGCAGAATGCGGCAGTGCGGACGACCGTCCGCATCGACCGTGGCCAGGGTCATGGCGTTGGCCTCCACGGGCGCCTGCTCGGTTTTCACCGCATCGGCAAACCACTGGTGGAACAACGCAAATGGCTCGGCCGGGGCTTGCGCCTCGGTCAGGCCATCCCGGGTGTAATCACGACGCATATCTGCCAGAGCCTGGGTCATGTCGCATTCCTTTTCGTTAGCGGATCACTGTTTTGCGGCATCGGTCGCAACGACTTTCTTGTCGGTTGCGGCGGCTTTGGCCGGCGTGGTTTTCTTGGCTGGAGTCTTTGCCGGTGCCTTCTTGGCCGGGGCCTTGGCGGCCGCTTTCTTGGCCGGGGCCTTTTTGGTTGCCGGTACAGCGGCTTTCTTCGCCGCCGGCGCCGGGGTAACCGGTTTGGCGACAGGCTTGACGTCCTGGGCAGCGACCAGGGTCACGGGTGCCGGAGCCGGCATGTTGTACTTGCTCAGCAGCGCAACCATGGTGTTTTGCGGGGTCACCAGCAGTTCGACACGACGGTTCAGGGCTCGGCCTTCAACGCTGTCGTTGGCCGCACGCGGTGCTTCGGAGCCCATGCCGCGCAGCATCAGGCGATCACGCTGCAAACCGCTGAGGCGGAAGATCGCCGCCACGGCCTGAGCACGTTCCTGGCTCAGCTTGATGTTCGCCGGGGCAGAGCCAGTCGTGTCGCTGTGACCAAGGACCAATACGGCGGTTTTAGGATCGACTTCCAGGATTTTTGCCACACGGGTGAACGGGCCGAGGGTAACCGGCAGCAACATCGCCGGACGATCCGGGTTGAACGAGCCTTCCACCGGTGCGATCACGACCAGCACGTTTTCACGGCGTTCCAGTTGCAGATTGCTGTCCTTGATCGCCGTGCGCAGGCGCGGCTCGTAGTCGTCCAGCCAGGCCTGGGTGACCTTTGGATCCGGCATCGGCACGACTTTGGCGGTGTCCTGCGACTTGCCGCCGAACGGCCACCACCACTTGGTGCCGGTGTCGGCATCGGCCTTGGCAACAACGGCAGGCTTGGCTTCAGGTTTGACTTCGGGTTTCACGTCGGCCTTGGCCT
The sequence above is a segment of the Pseudomonas sp. HS6 genome. Coding sequences within it:
- a CDS encoding glycine zipper 2TM domain-containing protein, which encodes MRKSVLLVASFSTMAMLLTGCQSSLTGDSYSRDEARRVQTIRMGTIESLRPVKIEGTKTPIGGAAGAVVGGVGGSAIGGGKGSIVAAVIGAVAGGLIGSATEEGLTRTQGVEITVREDDGSMRAYVQQVQENEVFRVGERVRISTVGGTSRVSH
- the nhaA gene encoding Na+/H+ antiporter NhaA; this translates as MPLRSTFTRFFQLEAASGLLLIAAAILALIINNSPLSWLYNGLLDTPVVAQIGALKIAKPLLLWINDGLMALFFLLIGLEVKREVLDGQLSKPSQIVLPGAAAIGGMLVPALIYWFLNRDNPAALDGWAIPTATDIAFALGVLALLGKRVPVSLKLFLMTLAIIDDLGAIVIIAIFYSGELSTLSLGLAAACIAALVAMNRLGVVKLGPYMIIGLILWVCVLKSGVHATLAGVTLAFCIPLRTKNAEPSPLLTLEHALHPWVAYGILPLFAFANAGLSLTGVTAESFTHHVPMGIAVGLLLGKTVGVFGLTWLSVKTGIAALPQNANWGQVLGVAILCGIGFTMSLFVGSLAFVPGASEYAGMDRMGILTGSVFAALIGYAVTLAASRKNTALPS
- a CDS encoding OmpA family protein; the encoded protein is MSSKQTLALALCFAITGCAQTPKNDADGGSWWPFGSSDKVAAKEPAPAPAPLKPAATAPVAKAESSSHWYWPFGSDDSADKAKADVKPEVKPEAKPAVVAKADADTGTKWWWPFGGKSQDTAKVVPMPDPKVTQAWLDDYEPRLRTAIKDSNLQLERRENVLVVIAPVEGSFNPDRPAMLLPVTLGPFTRVAKILEVDPKTAVLVLGHSDTTGSAPANIKLSQERAQAVAAIFRLSGLQRDRLMLRGMGSEAPRAANDSVEGRALNRRVELLVTPQNTMVALLSKYNMPAPAPVTLVAAQDVKPVAKPVTPAPAAKKAAVPATKKAPAKKAAAKAPAKKAPAKTPAKKTTPAKAAATDKKVVATDAAKQ
- a CDS encoding colicin E3/pyocin S6 family cytotoxin; its protein translation is MAGQKDIPRVPNPPAGDGHHVTYRYLTATELADQQERQDKYDAMLARQDAFERNREVAANKPEPVRAGCVFAKSCKLPDAIIDYSNSSGMVPTDSLKDYGEVVWLGAREVDEAGLLNLETISGSTVSLEIGRLALRAPTLALPTITALGAGGAALLSGLVAALWTPTLGDSALYTEDQLRALKQARTRVRLHVEQQADGSLKGYGFYTGKNRDWEMVDVAQFTARGNRFIADLGEGIELIWTPAVDGSDILGIPALEAAPQAPHIWVYPPTKAADGILVNPIYPPEYRDFILVFPAGSGVKPLYIVVNARGDIKYHPAPTSLSAFPDVKSAPMKTSVRGGGKKRRRWKDASGKIYEWDSQHGKVEMYTKQGKHLGEYDPETGEQTKPADPTRSVEK
- the pdxH gene encoding pyridoxamine 5'-phosphate oxidase encodes the protein MTQALADMRRDYTRDGLTEAQAPAEPFALFHQWFADAVKTEQAPVEANAMTLATVDADGRPHCRILLLKGLDEQGFTFFTNYESAKGQHLAANPFAAMTFFWPTLERQVRIEGRVVKVTPEESDAYYQVRPLGSRLGAWASPQSRVINGRGELEDLLKATEQRFTDTQPDCPEHWGGYRLLPERIEFWQGRASRLHDRLNYRLQGADWILERLAP